AATAAGGGCAAAATCCATGGCCTCCTGCACATTTTGAGAGCACAGCATGGCAAAACCGGTGGCTCGCGCAGCCATTACATCCGAGTGGTCACCAAAAATAGACAAACCCTGACATGCCAGAGAACGCGCAGTTATATGAAAGACCGTAGGGGTGAGTTCTCCGGCAATTTTGTACATATTGGGGATTATTAACAAGAGACCCTGAGACGCTGAAATGGTTGTCGCTAGCGCTCCGGTTGTAAGGGAACCGTGTACAGCTCCTGCCACTCCCGCTTCAGACTGCATCTCACTGACTTTTGGCACCGACCCCCAGATATTTACTTGCCCTTTTGCCGTTTTAGCATCACAAATCTCTGCGATAGGCGATGACGGTGTTATTGGATAAATAGTGATAATTTCATTTGTTGCGTGTACCACATGCGCGCATGCAGTACAACCGTCAATGGTTACTGTCTTCCGGCTCATATTATTTCTCCTTGAAGGTATTTATGTAATTGTGAAAACTTAACATCCTTTACCTCAGTGGTTTTCTGTTGGCCTGAGGTTATCTTCGTGAGGCATTATACCTATGGTTTTATATTATAGTAACTTTTTTTTAATATCAATATGATTCTCGTTGTTCTTTTCATATTCTGGGGCATACATTTCTTTCAGCGCTGATTTTCATACAAAATCTTAATGTAAGTCTTGTATAGTCCTTATTCTAAGTTTTTACAGCATCTTGCCAGTCAGATTTGCGAAACTATATCCTAGAGTTATTTCACTCTCAAAATCAATAAAATTTTTTTCAGTAAATCACTTGATATGAATTTCATCTGTAAACTTCTTTTTATTCTCTTGATAGGTTTCTACCGGAGAGCGCTCTTCATCCTTGTTCAAACTTAAGAAGGAACGTATGATCCCGCGATACGTATTTCCTGCGTTGAGGTCTGTGTGTCAGAATTTCCAGAATAGGGGGATCAGGAAGATTCCCACAATCCAAAGGAGAAAATTCAGAGGCGTGCCCACTCGTATGAAATCGGTAAAACGGTATCCGCCAGGCCCATAGACCATCATGTTTGTCTGATAGCCGATAGGTGTCCAAAAACTGGTTGATGCTGCCATGACAAGGGCAATTAAAAAGGGACGAGGGCTGATATTATAGAGCCTGGCTGTTTCAATACAAAATGGAAACAACAGGACGGCAGCCGCATTGTTGGTGATCAATCCGGTAATGAACGATCCGGTCATATAAATAATTCCCAGTGCGGCAAGTGGCCCCCATGATTCTGTTGCGCCTACTAACGTGCCGGCGATGGTGGTTGCCGCTCCGGAGTTCTGTAGGGCAGCGCCCACTCCGAATGACGCTGCTATCGTTACGAGGACCTGCCATTCAATACTTTTCCGCGCATTACTTGATGAAATACATCTGAATACAATCATGGCAACTGCTACAAGAGATGCAGCTACCAGTGTTGGCACAATTCCGGTTGCCATCAAAATGATCAATGCCAGAAATAACGATGTGGCAATCCTGGCTCGATCCCGGCGTAGTGGACGCCATCCTTCTACGTCACTAATGAGATAAAATGCCGGGTCATTCCGGTATGCCCGCATAAAATGTGTTCTTACCTGCAGAAGCAGTGTATCGCCAGGTCGCAAACGAATGTCTCCAATCTTTTTTTCGACACGTTTGCCACCACGATGGACTGCAACTACTGCGGCACCGTAATATGCCCGGAAATCAGCTTCACGGATCGTTTTTCCGATAAGAGGTGAATTTTGAGAGATTACGGCCTCGCACAAACGACGCCAGCGTTGTCGTTTCGGAGTAACTTCATATGAAGGATCGGCGCTCGGAATAAGGAAGGGTATTTTCTCTATCTCGATAATACTGCTTACCACTCCGGTGAAGGTGAGTCGGTCATCTGCTTTTATCATATCGTCAGGTCCAACCGGGCTAATAATCGTATCATTACGGTTAATCTCGATGAGAAACAGGCCAGGCAGACGCCGAAGCCCGGATTGTTCAACCGTTTGGTTGATAAATCTGCACCCTGGCTGTACCAGCATTTCTGCCAGATATTCCCTCCGTGTCTCTCCCAACTGTTCCAGTAATTCTTTACGGTCAGGGAGCAGTTTATTACCGGGGAAAAACAAATATCCAAGGCCAATAAGGGCGCAGGGAATACCGATAATGCTAATCTCAAACATGTGCAAACCCTGCAAACCGTTTTTTATCATCAAACCATGGACGATCAAGTTTGTAGAAGTGCCTACAAGTGTGCAGGTACCTCCGAGGATTGCCAGAAAGGACAGGGGGATTAAAAGTTTCGAAGGTGAAACTCTGTGCCGCCGGCTCCATTCCAACACGACTTGAACAAACATTGCTACAATTGGCGTGTTGTTCAAAAAAGCAGATAACGGAAGAACAACGCTTGCCAGCCTGATTAATACGCCTTTCTCCGTCTTTACTTGTCCGAGAATGTGATGGCTAACGTAATCGAGTGCGCCGGTTTCCCGTAAACCAGCCGCAACCACGAACAAAAAAGCAATGGTTAACATGCCAGGGTTGGAGAATCCGGCGAATGCTTCTTCCGGTGTGATAACTCCAATCAACGTCAAAAAGCCAGTTGCCCCCATAAATAAAACATCTGGTGGCCCAAAATTTTTTACAAGGCATATAAAAATACCCGCAACGACAGCCAGAGTTACCCACGCCTCAATGCCCACTACGGTATCCTCCTTATTTTTTTTTGCCAGGGTTACATACCAGGCAATAGGTGCTTGGGAGACTTAAATACGGTGTTTTATTGTCGTTAGCCTGGAAATACATAGCCTTATGCGCTCTTTAGCTAACTATGTAAAACATTCATCAAGATCGAAACTTTGGCGTATTTTACGTTAAACACTAAGCAGAATCAATAGTATCTATATTTTTTTGTGATTCGATTTCAGGTTCGTTATTCAGAGAAAGATGTTTCCTTTCATAAATTTGACGGCTTTACCGGAAATGAAGGTTCTCTCTCCATTTATGGAACAGGAGATTTCACCTCCTCTCTTTGATAATTGAAGTGAATGCAAATGCTGTTTTTTTAGTTGAAAAGCCCAGTACGGTGCCAGTGCACAGTAAGCGGAACCGGTGACAGGGTCTTCGTTAATTCCCAGTTTTGGCGCAAAAAATCTACATACGAAGTCCGTGCTCTTTCCTCTGGCAGTGACAATTACACCGCGAAGAGCTATATTTTTTAACTTTTCCATATCTGGTTGTAGATCAAGGATCTCTGTTTCATTTTGATACACGGCCATATAATCATTTGCAGCCAGGACCGCTTGTGGTTTTACCCCCAGGCCTTCCAGTAATGTGTCAGGTGGTGTGCATGGTGTGGGCGGTTGTGATGGAAAATTTAAGGTAAAAATGTCTTTGTTTTGTTTGATTGAGAGTTCTCCGCTTTTTGAATGGAACAGAATGGTATTCTCTTTGTGCCCAATTTCATGAAAAATGACATAAGCGGCAGCCAGGGTTGCATGGCCGCATAAGTCTACTTCTTTTAACGGTGTAAACCATCGAATATGAAACAGTCCTTGCTTTTGTACAAAAAAAGCGGTTTCGGAAAGATTATTTTCCTGTGCAATAGAGAGGAGCAATGAATCTTCCAGCCATTCATCCAATGGGCAAACTGCAGCGGGGTTTCCCGTGAAAATTTTATTGGTAAACGCATCAATTTGGTAGACAGGTATGTTCATGACATCTTGCCTCACGGAACTTTTTTTAAGCGTATATGCCTATTTTATGAATAGACCAGGTATAAAACCAATAAGGATTTGAAAAAAACAAAAGCTTCGTTCTTTCACCCGCTTAACCGCCCCCCTTCTTTCTCTCCATAAGGCAATCCAAAATATCGATGGATAAATGCCTTGCGGTTGCCCTGATGTTTTGCATACTGAACCATTGCGTACAGTTTTTTTTGGTCACGAATGCGTTTATCTTCCAGGGCTTTTTGGTCAAGTAATCGCGGAGGCAGGTCGTTGATAATCTTTAAGCAAGGAGAACCGTCAACACGTTCTGTGACCCCGTATCGATCAAGCATATTTAATGCCGTTTCCATACGGTAATCATTCCGATTTTTCCTGTGAAGCGTATCCTTTAGCCAGTCCATACCGTAAGTGGAGATTTTTTCACAATCTCTTTTGAGTATGTGATGCACTTGCTGATAATACTCGGCATTGGGGTTGCTCCACTGAATAAATTCCATTTGTGTTAACAGATCCTCTTCGTCATATAATAAAGTGCATTGTGCGTCAAGGCCATCTCTGCCGGCACGGCCGATTTCCTGATAATACGATTCCATAGAACCTGGAATGTCTGCGTGTATCACCATACGAATATTTTCCTTGTCAATGCCCATTCCAAATGCATTTGTTGCCAGCACCAGCATTGTGTCCTTTTGCATGAACCGCTCATGTATGGAAGAGCGTCGGGGAGCGTCTAATTTCCCATGATAACAGACGTGCGGTACTTTCTGTTTTGTCAGGTGTTCACTGAATCGGTTTAAGTTCCTGATTAACGTGAAATAGACAATGCCGTTGTTATTGTACCGATCTGTGATACGAAGGATCCGGGCAAGTTTTTCTTCATCACCCCAGACTTCCTCTACCGCCAGATGAAGATTGGGTCTGTTTATCCCTTCATGAAATATTTTGATTTGATCGGCCTTCAGTCCAAGTTGATGAATGATATCTGCTTGCACATCAGGGGTTGCCGTTGCAGTCAGCGCAATTATGGCAGGGTTTCCCAATATGCTGCGGATTTCCTGAAGCCGGGTATAATCCGGGCGAAAGTCATGTCCCCACTCACTGATGCAGTGCGCTTCATCCACTGCAAGGAGATCTATCCGGCGTTTGGTTATTGCTTTGATAAATTCTGCCTTGCGAAAACGCTCCGGGGTAACATAAATAAGTTTGTAGTCTCCATGTTCCACGGCTGCGTATCTCGTTTCCCGCTCTTGCGGATTTAATGAAGAATTGATATAGGCAGCGTCAATGCCACGACGCGTTAGGGTATCAACCTGATCTTTCATCAGAGCGATCAGGGGGGAGATTACTACAGTCAGGTTATTATTCACGATTGCGGGTATCTGATAACACACAGATTTACCCATGCCCGTAGGGGCAATAACGAGCGCGTGGTTGCCTCTGAGAACGTGTTCAATAACCTGTTCCTGTTGCCAGCGAAAAGCTGGATGGCCGAAATAGCGTTGTAAGATGTCAGCGGGATTTTGCTTTGTTATTGTCAAGTGAAACGCCTTTTTTTATTTGGATAAAGATGCCGGAGTGTTGAATCCTGGTTTCTGAATGCTGTTCATAATACCAGATATTTTATCAAAGCCATATCCCGTCTTCATTTTGTTTCTGACCGATTCTCTCAATACTCATGAATTTATTGTTTTTGTCAAGCGCCATTTCAAAGGAACCGTAAATTCCTTTGTGGGTAAGGAATTTACGTAAAATAGAAGCGGGAAATCTTACCGTTTTCCCCGTGGTAGTCCGCGTCAAAATACTCCGTATATCCCCTGTATAATAAGCTTCAAATTCATCAGAAGGGATATTGAGGGAAAATTGAATACGACGGGTATCTTCCATAGGGTGTTTTTTTCTCTGTTTTGCAAAAACTGCAGTATCATAAAAAAATTTACTTTCCTAATGCATTATAACAAACAACGCCGGCAATCATGGTAAAAATATTTTTCGAAGATGGATCAAGGAGTCTTTGATATATAGGACCTTTGTCCCCTTCCGGTATCATGATTCCACAGAGGTCCGCTTCAAAGTTCTCTTTGAGTTGCCCTATCTGCGCGTCCATGTAGAGCGCTTTAGCCGCATGTATTGTCGCCATTGACAGTATGGTTTCCGGAGGGACTGAATAATGTGAATACAGGTGTTTCATCTCATCGAGAATTTGTAGGGAATCATTACTGGCAAGGCTGTCGGTCCCTAGTGAAACATTAATTCCTGCACCCAGATATTTATGAACAGGGTAGTTTGTATGGCCAAAGAACTGATGACTTTTTGGGCAAAAGACAACACTTGCTCCTGTTGATTGAATCAGGGCAATTTCTTCATCCGTTGTATAATTGGCATGGATAAGATTCAGCCTGGCATTGAGAATGCCTGTTTCATGAAGAAATTGTATAGGGGTAATGCCGGGCGGTTTCCAGTTGTCTGGCAGAGCGTGCAGCTTTTGCAGCAGAAGGGAAAAGGCCCCTGTTCCTTTTAAGAGAAATTCAATTTCATCCCGTGTCTCTGCAATATGGGTGCAGATGGGCAGGGATTTTTCAAGGGCAAGCCGGGACACCGATTGATATAATTTCTTTGAGACCGAATAGGGAGCGTGGGGTGATAATCCGATGTGGAGGAGATGGTCAGGCGCGATAGAAGATACTTCTTCGGTCAAAATTTTTATCATTTCATCAGAAAGGTTCGAATCCAGACCTATGATTTCTTTATAGATAACCTTTCGGAGAGGGCTTTCCTTTAAGACGGTAAATGAGTGTCCCGTGTTGGTGATATCGGCAACGGTGGTCGTGCCTCCTTCAATGCATAATTCTATCCCTTTTTCTATTGAGGAGATATAGTCTTCGTCTTTCCAGCGCATCCGCGCGCCTACCAATTGAAAAACCCAGTGGGTGAAATTGCCTGTGGGCTTTATATGATTTTGCATAGCGGTTAAATCGAGGTGGGTATGGGTATTGATAAGGCCCGGAAGGATAACAGCATTTCCCAGATCGAAGATTCTTTCAATGTCCGGGAGTCCCTTGACGTCGTCGAATGAACCGATCCTGCTGATCTTTGTTCCCGTAACGGCTATCGCGCCATTTTCAATACAGTTGTCTTCCGGTGATGGTATGAGATAGTTTGCTTTTACAATAATCATTACGAAAGTAGTAAGGATATAAAGCCCCCTGCCAAAAGCAATCTGACTGGATATGGTATCTCTTTTCCCGTCTGATATCAAGATGAAAGATTATACGCAAAAATGATATTGATACTGTTTTGTCAAAATAGTATGCTTTCATTCAGTGTTTTATATTCCTTATCGTATCAAAACTCATTCTTACCCATGAACGTTTCAGTCACTGTCAGGAAAAATGTTAAGGGTATCACCATCGTACTTTTGTTCGTATTCTTGTGTATGTCTGATGGTATGTATGCTGTTGCAGCTGAACAGGGCGTTATCAGGAAAACCGGGAATGGTGTTGATGTGCAGGAAGTGGATCTTCAGGAAAAACCGCTGACACAGAATGAAGAAATTTCCGTGCAGATAGCCACGCAAAAGGGTGAGGTATCAGGACAGGAAGAGAAACCGTCAGAAGAAGCGCCCGCAGAGGGAGAAGCGCTTAGGCTTAACGCGACAGAAACAGGTGGAACTGAAGAACATGATGAAATACGTGAAGAATCAGAGGGCACCTCTGAAGGAAAAATACAGGAACCAGGAAAATCATTAGAGGCGCCGAAAGCAGAACCGGAGGGTGATGTCCCTGAGGGGGTAACGGGTGAGATATCAGAGGAAGAAAGAGCGTCTGTGGATGAAATATCAGAAAAACAGCAGGAAAAGGAAGATATTGCCGGGCCGGAAGCAGAACCTGCAGAATCTCTGTCTGAGCAGGAGTCATTACAGGAAGAGGTGACTCAGAAAGAAGAGGGAGAACTGAACAAAAAGGCTGCACGGGAAAGGAAAAAGGCGGAACGAAGAATAAAATGGGAAGAAGAACAGGCCGAGAGAGAGAAAGAAAAATCTGAAGAAAGGGCGCTCTTGGAAGAAAAACAGGCTGAGTGGGAAAGGAGG
The DNA window shown above is from Candidatus Brocadiaceae bacterium and carries:
- a CDS encoding amidohydrolase family protein — encoded protein: MISDGKRDTISSQIAFGRGLYILTTFVMIIVKANYLIPSPEDNCIENGAIAVTGTKISRIGSFDDVKGLPDIERIFDLGNAVILPGLINTHTHLDLTAMQNHIKPTGNFTHWVFQLVGARMRWKDEDYISSIEKGIELCIEGGTTTVADITNTGHSFTVLKESPLRKVIYKEIIGLDSNLSDEMIKILTEEVSSIAPDHLLHIGLSPHAPYSVSKKLYQSVSRLALEKSLPICTHIAETRDEIEFLLKGTGAFSLLLQKLHALPDNWKPPGITPIQFLHETGILNARLNLIHANYTTDEEIALIQSTGASVVFCPKSHQFFGHTNYPVHKYLGAGINVSLGTDSLASNDSLQILDEMKHLYSHYSVPPETILSMATIHAAKALYMDAQIGQLKENFEADLCGIMIPEGDKGPIYQRLLDPSSKNIFTMIAGVVCYNALGK
- a CDS encoding PhzF family phenazine biosynthesis protein translates to MNIPVYQIDAFTNKIFTGNPAAVCPLDEWLEDSLLLSIAQENNLSETAFFVQKQGLFHIRWFTPLKEVDLCGHATLAAAYVIFHEIGHKENTILFHSKSGELSIKQNKDIFTLNFPSQPPTPCTPPDTLLEGLGVKPQAVLAANDYMAVYQNETEILDLQPDMEKLKNIALRGVIVTARGKSTDFVCRFFAPKLGINEDPVTGSAYCALAPYWAFQLKKQHLHSLQLSKRGGEISCSINGERTFISGKAVKFMKGNIFL
- a CDS encoding DUF2835 domain-containing protein; this translates as MEDTRRIQFSLNIPSDEFEAYYTGDIRSILTRTTTGKTVRFPASILRKFLTHKGIYGSFEMALDKNNKFMSIERIGQKQNEDGIWL
- a CDS encoding SLC13 family permease, yielding MGIEAWVTLAVVAGIFICLVKNFGPPDVLFMGATGFLTLIGVITPEEAFAGFSNPGMLTIAFLFVVAAGLRETGALDYVSHHILGQVKTEKGVLIRLASVVLPLSAFLNNTPIVAMFVQVVLEWSRRHRVSPSKLLIPLSFLAILGGTCTLVGTSTNLIVHGLMIKNGLQGLHMFEISIIGIPCALIGLGYLFFPGNKLLPDRKELLEQLGETRREYLAEMLVQPGCRFINQTVEQSGLRRLPGLFLIEINRNDTIISPVGPDDMIKADDRLTFTGVVSSIIEIEKIPFLIPSADPSYEVTPKRQRWRRLCEAVISQNSPLIGKTIREADFRAYYGAAVVAVHRGGKRVEKKIGDIRLRPGDTLLLQVRTHFMRAYRNDPAFYLISDVEGWRPLRRDRARIATSLFLALIILMATGIVPTLVAASLVAVAMIVFRCISSSNARKSIEWQVLVTIAASFGVGAALQNSGAATTIAGTLVGATESWGPLAALGIIYMTGSFITGLITNNAAAVLLFPFCIETARLYNISPRPFLIALVMAASTSFWTPIGYQTNMMVYGPGGYRFTDFIRVGTPLNFLLWIVGIFLIPLFWKF
- a CDS encoding RecQ family ATP-dependent DNA helicase, with the protein product MTITKQNPADILQRYFGHPAFRWQQEQVIEHVLRGNHALVIAPTGMGKSVCYQIPAIVNNNLTVVISPLIALMKDQVDTLTRRGIDAAYINSSLNPQERETRYAAVEHGDYKLIYVTPERFRKAEFIKAITKRRIDLLAVDEAHCISEWGHDFRPDYTRLQEIRSILGNPAIIALTATATPDVQADIIHQLGLKADQIKIFHEGINRPNLHLAVEEVWGDEEKLARILRITDRYNNNGIVYFTLIRNLNRFSEHLTKQKVPHVCYHGKLDAPRRSSIHERFMQKDTMLVLATNAFGMGIDKENIRMVIHADIPGSMESYYQEIGRAGRDGLDAQCTLLYDEEDLLTQMEFIQWSNPNAEYYQQVHHILKRDCEKISTYGMDWLKDTLHRKNRNDYRMETALNMLDRYGVTERVDGSPCLKIINDLPPRLLDQKALEDKRIRDQKKLYAMVQYAKHQGNRKAFIHRYFGLPYGEKEGGRLSG